From one Cardiobacteriaceae bacterium TAE3-ERU3 genomic stretch:
- a CDS encoding catalase: MRMIRYSCLGLALFASATFANEPEHYTAQTIAEILTELNGDPNHPKSKVNHTKGWCATGEFVPVQDSELNVPLFNQEKIPVQIRYSLGGNNWSDKSKTRGMALRLQGNDEVWTQVMLSSPINFAKTVDDFGLFFKIRLPKDGKVDQELIQKVTEEIPSFRDFAEFRKTVGVTKSLTKTAFYSVHTFWFELKDGTKVAARWYWQPEKGVQDLSEEELANTSDNFLLKNSLQDLENGEASYTLYLTFANPEDKTDDTTALWQGEHHEIELGKLTITSYDDLSCDSEVYFPAQIPKGVSPPQDPLFDARNTAYAIKFGQRAGLPDEMPRDLEKEAQGEISH, from the coding sequence ATGAGGATGATACGTTATAGCTGCTTAGGCTTAGCTCTATTTGCAAGCGCAACTTTCGCAAACGAACCGGAGCACTACACAGCACAAACCATTGCGGAAATATTGACTGAGCTGAATGGCGACCCGAACCACCCAAAATCAAAAGTCAATCACACTAAAGGATGGTGCGCGACGGGTGAATTTGTTCCCGTACAAGATAGTGAACTGAATGTACCTCTATTTAACCAAGAAAAAATTCCAGTGCAAATCCGTTATTCATTGGGTGGCAATAATTGGAGCGACAAATCAAAAACTCGCGGTATGGCATTGCGCCTACAAGGTAACGATGAGGTTTGGACGCAAGTCATGCTTAGCTCACCAATCAATTTTGCAAAGACGGTAGATGACTTTGGTTTATTCTTCAAAATACGACTACCAAAAGATGGCAAAGTTGACCAAGAGTTGATTCAAAAAGTTACCGAAGAAATCCCGTCATTTCGTGATTTTGCTGAATTCCGCAAGACAGTTGGAGTCACCAAATCCCTGACCAAAACTGCTTTTTACAGTGTGCATACGTTCTGGTTTGAGCTAAAAGACGGTACAAAAGTTGCTGCGCGCTGGTATTGGCAGCCAGAAAAAGGGGTACAAGACCTAAGCGAAGAAGAATTGGCAAATACATCAGACAATTTCTTACTTAAAAATTCATTACAAGACTTAGAAAATGGAGAAGCCAGTTATACGCTCTACCTTACCTTTGCTAACCCTGAGGACAAGACTGATGACACTACGGCACTTTGGCAAGGGGAACATCATGAAATCGAGCTCGGCAAGTTAACCATCACCAGCTATGATGATTTGTCTTGTGATAGCGAGGTTTATTTCCCAGCGCAAATTCCTAAAGGCGTATCTCCACCACAAGATCCATTATTTGACGCCCGTAATACTGCGTACGCTATTAAATTTGGCCAACGTGCCGGTTTACCTGATGAAATGCCGCGTGATTTAGAAAAAGAAGCTCAAGGTGAAATATCACATTAG
- a CDS encoding iron-containing alcohol dehydrogenase has product MSMYFVPSINLIGRGCLQELKDALGKLGYKKAFIMTDPFLAKNGMVDKVSAILDECGIEHVTYSKVKPNPTVENVETGLALLQKENCDFVVSLGGGSAQDCGKAIAVLATNGGNVQDYEGINKTSKECLPIVAIATTAGTSAEVTINYVITDEERQVKMVLVDNNAIAKITVSDPELMVSKPAALTAATGMDALTHAIESVISKFSYPVTDATSLYSIKLIFENLATAVKDGSNIEARENMVYACFLNGIAFSNCGLGNVHAMAHQLGAIYDLPHGVCNAMLLADVEEENAKEVPHKFRPIASVIGMHTEGKSDQECVDYVIKRIRELAKEVGIPEKLSELGVENPDYDKMAEYAMVDPCAGANPKYFDKELIIELFKKIA; this is encoded by the coding sequence ATGAGTATGTATTTCGTACCATCTATCAATCTTATTGGTCGTGGCTGCCTGCAAGAACTTAAAGATGCGCTTGGCAAGTTAGGCTACAAAAAAGCATTCATCATGACCGACCCATTTTTGGCTAAAAATGGCATGGTCGACAAGGTCAGCGCTATTTTGGATGAATGCGGCATTGAGCATGTCACTTATTCCAAGGTAAAACCCAATCCGACGGTTGAAAATGTCGAGACCGGTTTGGCGCTGTTGCAAAAAGAAAACTGCGATTTTGTCGTCAGCCTTGGCGGCGGTTCAGCGCAAGATTGCGGTAAGGCAATTGCCGTGCTCGCGACCAATGGCGGTAATGTACAGGACTACGAAGGCATTAATAAGACCAGCAAAGAGTGCTTGCCGATTGTGGCGATTGCGACTACTGCGGGTACGTCTGCGGAAGTCACCATCAACTACGTGATTACCGATGAAGAGCGTCAGGTAAAAATGGTGCTGGTCGATAATAATGCAATTGCCAAAATCACCGTCAGCGATCCGGAATTGATGGTATCCAAGCCAGCTGCGCTGACCGCTGCAACAGGGATGGACGCGCTGACCCACGCAATCGAGTCGGTTATTTCCAAATTTTCCTATCCTGTTACCGATGCAACGTCACTCTATTCGATCAAGCTGATTTTTGAAAACCTCGCAACTGCGGTCAAGGACGGTAGCAATATCGAGGCACGTGAAAATATGGTTTATGCCTGCTTCCTTAATGGTATTGCCTTCAGTAATTGCGGCTTGGGTAATGTGCATGCAATGGCTCACCAGCTCGGCGCAATTTACGACTTGCCGCATGGTGTGTGCAACGCGATGCTGCTCGCAGATGTCGAAGAAGAAAATGCCAAAGAAGTACCGCATAAATTCCGCCCGATTGCATCAGTTATTGGCATGCACACCGAAGGCAAGAGCGATCAGGAATGTGTTGATTATGTGATCAAGCGGATTCGCGAATTGGCCAAGGAAGTCGGTATTCCAGAAAAACTTTCCGAGCTGGGCGTAGAAAACCCTGACTACGACAAGATGGCTGAATACGCGATGGTCGACCCTTGTGCAGGTGCTAATCCCAAGTACTTTGACAAAGAACTGATTATCGAACTGTTCAAGAAAATCGCCTGA